A part of Vicinamibacterales bacterium genomic DNA contains:
- the mreC gene encoding rod shape-determining protein MreC: MTPTDIRQRPGLLLAAAVSLHVVLVSVQITTSSGTTLFRTVVFGGFSGAQQATARVAGAASEVWNGYFALRGVYRENEVLRERLSALEVQLQTERARAERADAYRNLLQLRARIPLATAGADVIAAGASPDFRTVTIDKGTSDGVAADMAVVAPAGVVGRVTQPGTRASLVQLLVDRNAAAGALIESSRVQGIVVGVGDGTLRMDYAPATLAVNAGDVVVTSGIDGLYPKGFVLGTVTSVAKGDGLYHRIVVRPAVDFSRLEDVLVVLQRDVPPAEAAR; encoded by the coding sequence ATGACCCCCACCGACATCAGACAGCGTCCGGGACTGCTGCTGGCCGCGGCCGTCTCCCTCCACGTCGTGCTGGTCTCGGTCCAGATCACGACCAGCAGCGGCACGACGCTCTTCCGGACGGTGGTGTTCGGCGGATTCTCCGGTGCGCAGCAGGCCACGGCCCGGGTCGCCGGCGCGGCGAGCGAGGTGTGGAACGGGTACTTCGCGCTCCGGGGCGTCTACCGCGAGAACGAGGTCCTGCGGGAGCGCCTGTCCGCCCTCGAAGTGCAGCTCCAGACCGAACGGGCCCGCGCCGAACGAGCCGACGCCTACCGCAACCTCCTCCAGCTGCGCGCGCGGATTCCCCTGGCCACGGCCGGCGCGGACGTGATCGCCGCGGGGGCCAGTCCGGACTTCCGCACCGTCACCATCGACAAGGGCACCTCCGACGGCGTGGCGGCCGACATGGCCGTCGTGGCGCCGGCCGGCGTGGTCGGCCGGGTCACCCAGCCCGGCACCCGGGCCTCGCTCGTCCAGCTCCTCGTGGACCGCAACGCCGCCGCCGGCGCCCTCATCGAGAGCAGCCGCGTGCAGGGCATCGTCGTGGGAGTGGGGGATGGGACGCTGCGGATGGACTACGCGCCGGCCACCCTGGCCGTGAACGCCGGGGACGTGGTGGTGACGTCGGGCATCGACGGCCTGTACCCGAAGGGCTTCGTGCTGGGCACCGTGACCAGTGTGGCCAAGGGGGACGGCCTGTACCACCGGATCGTCGTCCGCCCGGCCGTGGACTTCTCGCGGCTCGAGGACGTGCTCGTCGTCCTGCAGCGGGACGTGCCTCCGGCTGAGGCGGCCCGGTGA
- a CDS encoding sensor domain-containing diguanylate cyclase has protein sequence MRSAHETLDPEEIGEIIVTSAAQWLKTPALAVYAVDMDGQVGLMASRGMSAGLSASAASVSRWVLSHGREFASPDLRRDLRIRGGAGAAFAVPLRCRGRVVAALVAVERAVAKTEPRLAPAAGDALADVLEGPALALDNALAIRRAEALSVTDDLTQLYNSRYLNQVLRRESKRASRSGRSLSLLFIDLDGFKRVNDSYGHLAGSRALVEAAGVIRGSARETDVAARFGGDEFAIVLPETGSEGALGVANRVRDRVRDYVFLAGDGLDVRLTVSVGVATLPDAASSAEELVRAADVAMYRVKETGKDGVAVANP, from the coding sequence ATGCGCTCCGCCCACGAAACCCTCGACCCGGAGGAAATCGGGGAGATCATCGTCACGAGCGCTGCGCAGTGGCTGAAGACGCCGGCCCTGGCGGTGTACGCCGTGGACATGGACGGCCAGGTGGGGCTCATGGCCTCGCGCGGCATGTCGGCCGGTCTGTCGGCCTCGGCGGCGAGCGTCAGCCGCTGGGTCCTCTCGCACGGCCGCGAGTTCGCGAGCCCGGACCTGCGGCGTGACCTGCGCATCCGGGGCGGTGCGGGCGCGGCCTTCGCCGTGCCCCTGCGCTGCCGCGGCCGGGTGGTGGCGGCGCTGGTCGCGGTGGAACGGGCCGTGGCGAAGACGGAGCCCCGGCTGGCACCCGCCGCGGGCGATGCCCTGGCTGACGTCCTCGAGGGCCCCGCCCTCGCGCTCGACAACGCCCTCGCGATTCGCCGGGCCGAAGCCCTCTCGGTGACCGACGACCTCACGCAGCTGTACAACTCGCGGTATCTGAACCAGGTGCTGCGTCGCGAGTCCAAGCGCGCCTCGCGCAGCGGCCGCTCCCTGTCGCTGCTGTTCATCGACCTCGACGGCTTCAAGCGCGTCAACGACTCCTACGGGCACCTGGCGGGCAGCAGGGCCCTGGTGGAGGCGGCCGGCGTGATCCGCGGATCGGCCCGTGAGACGGACGTCGCCGCCCGGTTCGGCGGCGACGAATTCGCGATCGTCCTGCCGGAAACCGGGTCGGAAGGCGCGCTCGGCGTCGCCAATCGCGTGCGGGACCGCGTCCGGGACTACGTCTTCCTCGCCGGGGACGGCCTCGATGTCCGTCTGACCGTCTCTGTCGGCGTCGCCACGCTGCCGGATGCGGCCAGTTCGGCCGAAGAACTGGTACGCGCGGCCGACGTCGCCATGTATCGTGTAAAGGAAACGGGGAAGGACGGCGTGGCCGTCGCCAACCCGTAG
- a CDS encoding Rne/Rng family ribonuclease, producing the protein MTKEMIIATNGHETRVAILEDDLLAEVFVERERNRGVVGNVYKGRVSKVLPGMQSAFVDIGLERDGFLYVSDVVNTMEEFERLSGDDEEDEDDASEGGEASAVGSGAAEVAAPAPARGRGRGRGGRDRGERERGAEAKIEELVKEGQDIIVQVAKEPLGTKGARLTSHVTMPGRFLVFMPTVDHVGVSRKISTREERNRLRGIVKEFRDQHSFGGGVIIRTAAEGKPKEDIVSDLQYFHRVWTEMRQKSETSRAPAVVFREASLVAKLLRDLLTDVYTAIRIDDPREHQRIIELLDRIMPGMSSRVKLHDKPYPIFEEYGVQAELDKALKSKVWLKSGGSIVINQTEALVAIDVNTGRYVGKKTAGRLEDTIIKTNLEAVKEIVRQIRLRDLGGIIVLDFIDMEEKKNRQKVFQAVEHELRRDRSPSKALQVSDFGLVIVTRKRVKQSLERTLTEPCPYCSGTGTIKSSSTVCYEILTEVKKVGPDLDGLGVLLRVNPDIARALKDEERGVLRDLKQMLGKDVIVKPDVHLHHEQFDVMSIGG; encoded by the coding sequence ATGACGAAGGAAATGATCATCGCGACCAACGGCCACGAGACCCGCGTGGCCATCCTCGAGGACGATCTGCTCGCGGAGGTGTTCGTCGAGCGCGAGCGCAACCGCGGCGTCGTGGGCAACGTCTACAAGGGCCGAGTCTCCAAGGTGCTCCCGGGCATGCAGTCGGCGTTCGTGGACATCGGTCTCGAACGTGACGGGTTCCTCTACGTGTCCGACGTCGTCAACACGATGGAGGAGTTCGAGCGCCTGAGCGGCGACGACGAGGAGGACGAGGACGACGCGTCGGAGGGCGGCGAGGCGTCGGCCGTCGGCAGCGGCGCGGCGGAAGTCGCGGCGCCCGCCCCGGCACGTGGCCGGGGGCGTGGGCGCGGCGGACGCGACCGCGGCGAGCGCGAGCGCGGGGCCGAGGCCAAGATCGAGGAGCTGGTCAAGGAAGGCCAGGACATCATCGTGCAGGTGGCGAAGGAGCCGCTGGGCACGAAGGGCGCGCGCCTCACGTCCCACGTCACCATGCCGGGCCGCTTCCTGGTCTTCATGCCGACCGTGGATCACGTGGGCGTGTCGCGGAAGATCTCGACCCGCGAGGAGCGCAACCGCCTGCGGGGCATCGTGAAGGAGTTCCGCGACCAGCACAGCTTCGGCGGCGGCGTCATCATCCGCACGGCCGCCGAGGGCAAGCCCAAGGAGGACATCGTCTCGGACCTCCAGTACTTCCATCGCGTCTGGACCGAGATGCGGCAGAAGTCGGAGACGAGCCGCGCGCCGGCCGTCGTGTTCCGCGAAGCCAGCCTCGTGGCGAAGCTCCTGCGCGACCTCCTGACCGACGTCTACACGGCGATCCGCATCGACGACCCCCGCGAGCACCAGCGCATCATCGAGCTGCTCGACCGCATCATGCCGGGCATGTCGTCCCGGGTGAAGCTGCACGACAAGCCGTATCCGATCTTCGAGGAGTACGGCGTCCAGGCGGAGCTCGACAAGGCGCTGAAGAGCAAGGTGTGGCTGAAGTCCGGCGGCTCCATCGTCATCAACCAGACGGAGGCCCTGGTGGCGATCGACGTGAACACGGGGCGCTACGTCGGGAAGAAGACCGCCGGGCGACTCGAGGACACGATCATCAAGACGAACCTCGAGGCCGTGAAGGAGATCGTGCGCCAGATCCGGCTGCGCGACCTGGGCGGCATCATCGTGCTCGACTTCATCGACATGGAGGAGAAGAAGAACCGCCAGAAGGTGTTCCAGGCGGTGGAGCACGAGCTCCGGCGCGACCGGTCGCCGTCGAAGGCCCTCCAGGTGTCGGACTTCGGCCTCGTGATCGTCACGAGGAAGCGCGTGAAGCAGAGCCTGGAGCGCACGCTCACCGAGCCGTGCCCGTACTGCTCCGGCACCGGCACGATCAAGTCGAGTTCCACGGTGTGCTACGAGATCCTGACCGAGGTGAAGAAGGTCGGTCCTGATCTCGACGGCCTGGGCGTGCTGCTCCGCGTGAACCCGGACATCGCCCGCGCCCTCAAGGACGAGGAGCGTGGCGTGCTGCGCGACCTGAAGCAGATGCTCGGGAAGGACGTCATCGTGAAGCCCGACGTCCACCTGCACCACGAGCAGTTCGACGTGATGTCCATCGGGGGCTGA
- a CDS encoding MGMT family protein has translation MLAVVARIPPGRVATYGDVAAMAGRPGAARAAGNVLARGGAPGVPYHRVIAAGGALGGYSDLSVKRALLAAEGHDLTARRVRGFERVRWPSPRARR, from the coding sequence GTGCTCGCCGTCGTGGCGCGCATTCCCCCGGGCCGCGTCGCCACCTACGGCGACGTCGCCGCGATGGCGGGCCGCCCCGGCGCCGCCAGGGCGGCCGGCAACGTGCTGGCCCGCGGCGGCGCCCCGGGCGTGCCGTACCACCGCGTGATTGCGGCCGGTGGAGCGCTCGGGGGCTACTCGGACCTGAGCGTGAAGCGGGCCCTCCTGGCCGCCGAGGGCCACGACCTCACGGCCCGGCGCGTGCGCGGCTTCGAGCGCGTGCGCTGGCCGTCGCCCCGCGCTCGCCGGTAG
- the mrdA gene encoding penicillin-binding protein 2 — MRFGSPAAVEDRRRLQGRIAILRAGVAAAFTLLLCGFWYFQVLQYAKFREMAENNHQRTLPLRAPRGVIFDRHGEVLVENRAAFNISIMREHSRDLDHTIRLLSAVTGVSESAMRETVDRHRREPAYQPIVVVQDATLAQVAAVTARRLDFELPDVVVQEVPTRSYPAEALGAHLLGYVGEVSEQMVAEAGIASGTVVGQSGLERTYNDMLMGQDGARRVVVNSVGREIRTLDETPPVEGRRLQLTLDASMQRAAEQGFKVTGYWGSAVVLDPRSGDVLTLVSLPAYDPNAFAGGIDRETWQQLNTDELRPLQNRAIQGRYSPGSTFKIVVATAGLEEGVITPDFKVFCGGGATFYGRFFQCLGHHGWVDVRHALEKSCNTFFYTVGNMLGVDRIHEWSERLGLASKSGVDLPNEVESIIPSTAWKQQRTGERWYPGETISVAIGQGQVSVTPMSMAVMMASVARGARVTPRLVKATSTGGPWQQAPPSAAASAVTLKAETVSAVHDGLWMAVNGAGTAVRAKIAGRDVAGKTGTAQVISLQGRQRARGNGRDYRDHGWFVFMVPADDPELAGVIFAEHSEHGYLAAPIARHIIETYYARKEGRPAPVMPPVPGTPGFAPPPPPPTRTAGPGDAEAAGAGQR; from the coding sequence ATGCGGTTCGGGTCGCCCGCCGCCGTCGAGGACCGCCGCCGTCTGCAGGGCCGGATTGCCATCCTGCGCGCGGGCGTGGCCGCGGCCTTCACGCTCCTCCTCTGCGGCTTCTGGTACTTCCAGGTGCTGCAGTACGCCAAGTTCCGCGAGATGGCCGAGAACAACCATCAACGGACCCTGCCGCTCCGCGCGCCGCGCGGGGTCATCTTCGACCGCCACGGTGAGGTACTGGTCGAGAACCGCGCCGCCTTCAACATCTCGATCATGCGCGAGCATTCGCGCGATCTGGACCACACGATCCGGCTCCTCTCGGCGGTGACGGGCGTGAGCGAATCCGCGATGCGCGAGACGGTCGATCGGCACCGCCGCGAGCCCGCCTACCAGCCCATCGTGGTCGTGCAGGACGCCACCCTGGCGCAGGTCGCGGCGGTCACGGCCCGCCGGCTGGACTTCGAGCTGCCCGACGTGGTCGTGCAGGAGGTGCCCACCCGCAGTTACCCAGCCGAGGCCCTCGGGGCCCACCTCCTGGGCTATGTCGGCGAGGTCAGCGAGCAGATGGTGGCCGAGGCCGGGATCGCGAGCGGCACCGTGGTCGGCCAGTCGGGGCTGGAGCGCACCTACAACGACATGCTGATGGGCCAGGACGGCGCCCGCCGCGTCGTCGTCAACAGCGTCGGCCGCGAGATCCGCACCCTCGACGAGACGCCCCCGGTCGAGGGCCGCCGCCTCCAGCTCACGCTCGACGCCTCGATGCAGCGGGCGGCCGAGCAGGGGTTCAAGGTCACGGGCTACTGGGGATCCGCGGTGGTGCTCGACCCGCGGTCCGGCGATGTCCTCACGCTGGTGAGCCTGCCCGCCTACGACCCCAACGCGTTCGCCGGCGGCATCGATCGTGAAACGTGGCAGCAGCTCAACACCGACGAGCTGCGCCCGCTCCAGAACCGCGCCATTCAGGGGCGCTACTCGCCGGGATCGACCTTCAAGATCGTCGTGGCGACGGCCGGGCTCGAGGAAGGCGTCATCACGCCCGACTTCAAGGTCTTCTGCGGCGGCGGCGCCACCTTCTACGGCCGCTTTTTCCAGTGCCTGGGCCACCACGGCTGGGTGGACGTCCGCCACGCGCTCGAGAAGTCGTGCAACACCTTCTTCTACACGGTCGGCAACATGCTCGGCGTGGATCGGATTCACGAGTGGTCCGAGCGCCTGGGCCTGGCCTCCAAGTCCGGCGTCGACCTGCCCAACGAGGTCGAGAGCATCATTCCCTCCACGGCGTGGAAGCAACAGCGCACCGGGGAACGCTGGTATCCCGGCGAAACCATCTCGGTGGCCATCGGCCAGGGCCAGGTCTCGGTCACGCCGATGTCGATGGCCGTGATGATGGCGTCGGTGGCGCGCGGGGCCCGGGTGACGCCGCGGCTCGTCAAGGCCACCTCCACCGGCGGTCCGTGGCAGCAGGCGCCGCCGTCGGCGGCCGCGTCGGCCGTCACCCTGAAGGCCGAGACGGTCTCGGCGGTCCATGACGGCCTGTGGATGGCCGTGAACGGCGCGGGCACGGCCGTGCGCGCGAAGATCGCCGGCCGCGACGTGGCCGGCAAGACCGGCACCGCGCAGGTCATCTCGCTGCAGGGACGGCAGCGCGCGCGCGGCAACGGCCGCGACTACCGCGACCACGGGTGGTTCGTGTTCATGGTGCCGGCCGACGATCCAGAACTGGCCGGCGTGATCTTCGCCGAGCATTCCGAGCACGGCTACCTGGCGGCGCCGATCGCCCGCCACATCATCGAGACCTACTACGCGCGGAAGGAAGGGCGTCCCGCGCCCGTCATGCCGCCCGTCCCTGGCACGCCAGGCTTCGCTCCGCCGCCCCCGCCGCCCACGCGCACGGCGGGACCCGGCGACGCCGAGGCTGCGGGCGCCGGACAACGCTGA
- the rodA gene encoding rod shape-determining protein RodA: MFERRLSTHLDVWLLGAVALIALIGIGMIYSATGGATREYWTQIYALVLGAGALAVCLAVDYRTLIDKAHWIYLALIAALLAVLVFGAVRGGSRRWLDLGVFNLQPSEFAKAGLALILAKLLGDVRRAAPSSQDLFLGAALTLVPLLLIAREPDLGTAVTLLPVFGIVVFAAGLPVRYLGIAAVIALVLAPAAWVFALEDYQKERIITFLDPEQDARGAGYQQIQARITVGSGGITGKGFMKGTQGQLRFLPVAHNDFIFSVLAEEQGVVGVVVMLALYLFVIMRALDAARLSKDRAGAYLVLGVLASFIFQVLYNISMSAGLAPVKGLTLPLLSYGGSSMIATLAGFGLILNVRMRRFTN; this comes from the coding sequence GTGTTCGAACGCCGACTTTCCACGCACCTGGACGTCTGGCTCCTCGGCGCCGTGGCGCTCATTGCGCTCATCGGCATCGGCATGATCTACAGCGCCACCGGCGGCGCCACGCGTGAGTACTGGACCCAGATCTACGCCCTCGTCCTCGGCGCCGGCGCGCTCGCGGTCTGCCTGGCCGTGGACTACCGGACGCTCATCGACAAGGCGCACTGGATCTACCTGGCGCTCATCGCCGCGCTCCTCGCCGTCCTGGTGTTCGGGGCGGTCCGGGGCGGGTCGCGCCGCTGGCTCGATCTCGGGGTGTTCAACCTCCAGCCGTCGGAATTCGCCAAGGCCGGCCTGGCCCTGATCCTGGCCAAGCTGCTGGGCGACGTCCGCCGCGCGGCGCCGTCGTCGCAGGATCTGTTCCTGGGGGCCGCGCTCACGCTCGTGCCGCTGCTGCTCATCGCGAGGGAGCCGGATCTCGGAACCGCCGTGACCCTCCTGCCCGTCTTCGGCATCGTGGTGTTCGCTGCCGGCCTGCCCGTGCGCTACCTCGGCATCGCGGCCGTGATCGCCCTGGTCCTCGCCCCGGCGGCCTGGGTCTTCGCGCTCGAGGACTACCAGAAGGAGCGGATCATCACGTTCCTCGATCCGGAGCAGGACGCCCGGGGCGCCGGCTACCAGCAGATCCAGGCGCGTATCACGGTCGGTTCGGGCGGCATCACCGGCAAGGGGTTCATGAAGGGCACGCAGGGCCAGCTGCGCTTCCTTCCGGTCGCCCACAACGACTTCATCTTCTCGGTGCTGGCCGAGGAACAGGGCGTGGTCGGCGTCGTCGTGATGCTGGCCCTGTACCTCTTCGTCATCATGCGCGCGCTGGACGCCGCGCGCCTGTCGAAAGACCGGGCGGGCGCGTACCTCGTACTCGGCGTGCTGGCCAGCTTCATCTTCCAGGTGCTCTACAACATCTCGATGTCGGCGGGACTGGCGCCGGTCAAGGGCCTCACGCTGCCGCTCCTGAGCTACGGCGGGTCCTCGATGATCGCCACGCTCGCCGGCTTCGGCCTCATCCTGAACGTCCGGATGCGGCGCTTCACGAATTGA
- the mreD gene encoding rod shape-determining protein MreD, which yields MRALAALAGLAAAVLAQTAVAGLVTWRETVVVDLVLVVVVYVALVGGPVAGLLAGTVGGLIQDALSSGILGIGGLAKTIVGFLVGRFGTQFVVAAALPQMLTFAAATAVHAVVYMGLYTLLGLRSYPDALTVVAAQAVGNGIAGAVVFHLGERIPRALDRRRASRGMRVSR from the coding sequence GTGAGGGCCCTCGCGGCCCTGGCGGGGCTCGCGGCGGCCGTGCTGGCGCAAACGGCGGTGGCGGGCCTCGTGACCTGGAGGGAGACGGTGGTCGTCGACCTGGTCCTCGTCGTCGTGGTCTATGTCGCCCTCGTGGGCGGGCCGGTGGCCGGACTTCTCGCCGGAACCGTCGGGGGACTGATCCAAGATGCCCTGTCCTCCGGTATTCTCGGCATAGGGGGCCTCGCGAAGACGATCGTGGGGTTTCTGGTGGGCCGGTTCGGCACCCAGTTCGTCGTGGCGGCCGCCCTGCCTCAGATGTTGACGTTCGCGGCGGCGACTGCCGTGCACGCCGTGGTGTACATGGGCCTCTACACGCTGCTCGGATTGCGAAGCTACCCGGATGCGTTGACCGTCGTCGCCGCACAGGCCGTCGGCAACGGCATCGCGGGGGCGGTCGTCTTCCATCTGGGCGAGCGGATTCCGCGGGCGCTCGATCGCCGCCGCGCCTCGCGCGGCATGCGGGTGTCGCGTTGA
- a CDS encoding rod shape-determining protein has protein sequence MALGSLFSAFSTDLAIDLGTANTCVYAKGKGIVVNEPSIVAVNKLNGRVEAVGREAKEMLGRTPGNIVAIKPMKDGVIADFDVTEKMLTYFIKKAHNGTVWVRPRIVIGVPSEITQVEKRAVKDSAYRAKASEVHLVEEAMAAAIGAGLPIEEPSGNMVVDIGGGTTDIAVISLAGIVYSKAVRVAGNEMDEAIIHYIKKAYNLLIGERTAEAIKIEIGSAFPLEESATMEIKGRHLIEGVPKTITITDEEIRLALAETVNVIVDAVRVALERTPPELSADIVDRGIVLTGGGSMLRNLDKRLREETGLPVTNAEDPLSSVVLGAGKMLSNFDLLRKIAID, from the coding sequence TTGGCACTTGGGTCCCTGTTCTCCGCGTTCTCGACCGATCTCGCGATCGATCTGGGTACCGCCAACACGTGCGTGTACGCCAAGGGGAAGGGCATCGTCGTCAACGAGCCGTCCATCGTCGCGGTCAACAAGCTGAACGGCCGCGTCGAGGCCGTCGGCCGCGAGGCGAAGGAGATGCTCGGCCGCACGCCGGGCAACATCGTCGCCATCAAGCCGATGAAGGACGGCGTCATCGCCGACTTCGACGTCACCGAGAAGATGCTGACCTACTTCATCAAGAAGGCGCACAACGGGACCGTCTGGGTGCGCCCCCGCATCGTCATCGGCGTGCCGTCCGAGATCACGCAGGTGGAGAAGCGCGCGGTGAAGGACAGCGCCTATCGCGCCAAGGCGAGCGAGGTGCACCTCGTCGAGGAGGCGATGGCCGCCGCGATTGGCGCCGGGCTGCCCATCGAGGAGCCCAGCGGGAACATGGTGGTCGACATCGGCGGCGGCACGACCGACATCGCGGTCATCTCCCTGGCCGGCATCGTGTACAGCAAGGCCGTGCGCGTGGCCGGCAACGAGATGGACGAGGCCATCATCCACTACATCAAGAAGGCGTACAACCTCCTCATCGGCGAGCGGACCGCCGAGGCCATCAAGATCGAGATCGGGTCGGCGTTCCCGCTCGAGGAGAGCGCCACGATGGAGATCAAGGGCCGGCACCTGATCGAGGGCGTGCCCAAGACCATCACCATCACGGACGAGGAGATCCGCCTGGCGCTCGCCGAGACCGTGAACGTCATCGTGGACGCCGTGCGCGTCGCGCTCGAGCGGACGCCTCCCGAGCTCTCGGCCGACATCGTGGACCGAGGCATCGTGCTCACCGGCGGCGGCTCGATGCTCCGGAACCTGGACAAGCGGCTGCGCGAGGAGACCGGCCTGCCCGTGACCAACGCCGAGGACCCGCTGTCGTCGGTGGTGCTCGGCGCCGGCAAGATGCTGTCCAATTTCGATCTCCTCCGGAAGATCGCCATCGACTGA